A region of Candidatus Palauibacter scopulicola DNA encodes the following proteins:
- a CDS encoding sodium:solute symporter encodes MSGLDWVVFAVYFGGVVAFAWRQSRKNRGVEGFFLANRRLGWGAIGLSVMATQASAITYIGTTGQAFDDGMEFVQFYLGQPIAMVILCVVFVPFFYRSKVFTAYEYLERRFDPRTRSLTSFLFLVSRGLSAGIVLYAPAIVLSVIMGWDERVTILVMGLITVAYTIMGGITAVIWTDVLQMIVMFAGIGIAIAVLFSTLPEGVGVGDVAYIGGIHEMWRSIDLSWDPTNRYTLWSGLIGGLFLALGYFGTDQSQVQRYLTASSLRQSRLSLIFNAFVKVPMQVFILAIGVLLYVFYHFERPPLVFNSAEATMVRESPRAGAFATLEAEHERTHELRRESTLAVLEARRSGEDPAALQGRIAGYDDELARLREASKSLVSEVRGSSSNDVNYVFPSYLISYVPAGILGLLIAVIFAAAMSSLDSELTALSSATVIDFYRRYVKPEGTDAHYLLVSRLATLGWGGFAVLFALYAGRLGSLVEAVNEVGSIFYGALLGVFLLAFLVKRATAAGAFYGLIFAMLVVLAVSRFTEIAWLWYNVVGTLAVLAVGLALRRRGPEEPAEPGVPSGSAATA; translated from the coding sequence GTGAGCGGCCTCGACTGGGTCGTCTTTGCGGTCTATTTCGGCGGCGTCGTCGCGTTCGCCTGGCGGCAGAGCCGGAAGAACCGCGGCGTTGAGGGCTTTTTCCTCGCCAACCGCCGGCTTGGCTGGGGCGCCATCGGCCTCTCCGTGATGGCGACGCAGGCAAGCGCGATCACGTATATCGGCACGACCGGACAGGCCTTTGACGACGGCATGGAGTTCGTCCAGTTCTACCTGGGCCAGCCGATCGCGATGGTGATTCTCTGCGTCGTCTTCGTCCCCTTCTTCTATCGCTCTAAGGTCTTTACCGCCTACGAGTACCTCGAACGCCGCTTCGACCCCAGAACCCGCTCGCTGACGAGTTTTCTCTTCCTCGTGTCGCGCGGACTCTCGGCGGGGATCGTCCTCTACGCCCCGGCCATCGTCCTCTCCGTCATCATGGGCTGGGACGAGCGCGTGACGATTCTCGTCATGGGACTGATCACGGTGGCCTATACGATCATGGGAGGCATCACGGCCGTCATCTGGACGGACGTGCTGCAGATGATCGTCATGTTCGCCGGCATCGGGATCGCGATCGCGGTGCTGTTCTCGACGCTGCCGGAGGGAGTGGGTGTCGGCGACGTGGCGTACATCGGCGGGATTCACGAGATGTGGCGCAGCATAGACCTCTCCTGGGACCCGACGAATCGCTACACCCTCTGGTCCGGGCTCATTGGAGGACTCTTTCTCGCCCTGGGCTACTTCGGGACCGACCAGAGCCAGGTCCAGCGCTATCTCACGGCGAGTTCGCTTCGCCAGAGCCGTCTTTCCCTCATCTTCAACGCCTTCGTCAAAGTGCCGATGCAGGTCTTCATCCTCGCCATCGGCGTCCTCCTCTATGTGTTCTATCACTTCGAGCGTCCCCCGCTCGTCTTCAACTCGGCGGAGGCCACCATGGTCCGGGAAAGCCCCCGAGCCGGCGCCTTCGCCACGCTGGAGGCCGAGCATGAACGGACCCACGAATTGCGCCGGGAAAGCACCCTCGCGGTGTTGGAAGCCCGCCGGTCCGGCGAAGATCCTGCGGCGCTGCAGGGCCGGATCGCCGGGTACGACGACGAACTGGCGCGGTTGAGGGAGGCGTCGAAATCGCTCGTGTCCGAGGTGCGCGGGTCTTCGTCGAACGATGTGAACTATGTCTTCCCGTCCTATCTCATTTCCTATGTCCCCGCCGGTATCCTGGGACTGCTGATCGCCGTCATCTTCGCGGCCGCGATGTCTTCGCTGGACTCCGAACTCACGGCCCTGTCCAGCGCCACCGTGATCGACTTCTATCGTAGGTACGTGAAACCGGAGGGGACGGACGCCCACTACCTGCTCGTCTCGCGGCTCGCCACGCTGGGGTGGGGCGGATTCGCCGTGCTGTTCGCACTCTACGCGGGCCGGTTGGGGTCCCTCGTCGAAGCGGTCAATGAAGTCGGCTCGATCTTCTACGGCGCGCTCCTGGGCGTCTTCCTCCTTGCCTTCCTGGTGAAGCGGGCGACCGCTGCGGGTGCCTTCTACGGGCTGATCTTCGCCATGCTGGTCGTGCTCGCGGTGTCGCGCTTCACGGAGATCGCGTGGCTGTGGTACAACGTCGTCGGGACACTGGCCGTTCTCGCGGTGGGCCTGGCACTACGCCGGCGGGGCCCGGAGGAGCCGGCAGAGCCGGGGGTGCCGAGCGGGTCCGCAGCCACCGCGTGA
- a CDS encoding PIG-L family deacetylase gives MSAAVAVLASCLLPAFAHAQGSRLPGAIEAGLILRQLDGVKRVLVVAAHPDDEDTALLTTLARGWGVEAAYFSFTRGEGGQNLIGTELGAGLGIIRSGELLAARTIDGAQQFFGRAFDFGYSKTAEETFAKWPRERVLSDLVWTIRRFRPHVLISMWSGTERDGHGHHQVSGLLTREAFDAAGDATRFPEQVAAGVAPWAPLKLYRRPLFELGATAIEIETGALDPLFGLTHHQVAMDSRSQHRSQDFGTALPLGPRSTRLSLVSSRVGGSPMEPLLAGIDTTLASLAADLGETAQADLGSYREAIGRAGSSLNAAGPEAVLPFLGEALRRLERLRAAARAGRESELRRELDRRAHLLMRAILAVAGVRVELRARDDVLVPGQTVLVEARVSSGAGAALELDPPVIDAPPGWSVEGIGADVETEPDDAGPFARFFRQPEVVLDPSTRARIEPGELGLWRYAVTVPADAPPASPWFLEHSRDGDLYQWPLDPDLRTLPFRPPPVHGRVAAVVAAAGERFGIEIEDPVRYRAVDGALGESWRPLQVAPRISVAATAPTLIWPGNRPEPRVIAFRISSFAREVTAGEIGLDLPSGWRAAPEMTPFELAGEGAVQTVGFTVEPPEGEAEGEFFARPRIRIAGAEVPAAHATMIDYPHIEPRLLTGDAAVRIVRFPVRVADRRIGYVMGSGDDGPESIRQLGLDVELIEPGDWEAGRLDRFDTIVLGIRAYEVREDLIAANAELLAWAERGGTVVVQYNRYEFNQGAYAPYPITIGRPAPRVTEEDAPVTLADPRAPVLVEPNRLGPADFEGWIQERGLYFPDAWDDRYQAPLEMADTGEPPSRGSLLAAPVGRGLYIHTSLSFFRQLRAGVPGAFRLWANLLSLDGSRWREIAAQ, from the coding sequence ATGTCCGCCGCAGTCGCCGTCCTGGCGTCGTGCCTGCTCCCCGCGTTCGCGCACGCGCAGGGGTCGCGCCTCCCCGGCGCGATCGAAGCGGGACTCATCCTTCGGCAACTCGATGGGGTGAAGAGGGTTCTCGTCGTGGCGGCGCACCCTGACGACGAAGATACCGCCCTGCTGACCACGCTCGCGCGCGGATGGGGCGTGGAAGCCGCCTACTTCTCGTTCACGCGGGGCGAGGGAGGCCAGAACCTCATCGGCACGGAACTCGGCGCGGGACTCGGCATCATCCGTTCGGGCGAACTGCTGGCTGCCCGTACGATCGACGGGGCGCAGCAGTTCTTCGGTCGCGCGTTCGACTTCGGCTACTCGAAGACGGCGGAAGAGACCTTCGCGAAGTGGCCGCGCGAGCGCGTGCTTTCCGATCTGGTGTGGACGATCCGGCGTTTCCGTCCTCACGTCCTCATCTCGATGTGGAGCGGGACGGAGCGGGACGGCCACGGGCACCACCAGGTGTCCGGCCTTCTCACGCGGGAGGCCTTCGACGCCGCGGGAGACGCGACGCGCTTCCCGGAACAGGTCGCGGCGGGTGTGGCACCGTGGGCGCCGCTGAAACTGTACCGCCGCCCCCTCTTCGAGCTGGGCGCCACCGCGATCGAAATCGAGACGGGCGCACTCGATCCCCTGTTCGGCCTCACGCACCACCAGGTCGCGATGGACAGCCGCAGCCAGCACCGTTCGCAGGATTTCGGCACGGCGCTGCCGCTCGGTCCCCGCTCCACGCGCCTCTCGCTCGTGTCGTCACGGGTCGGCGGCTCTCCGATGGAGCCGCTGCTGGCGGGGATCGACACGACGCTGGCAAGCCTGGCCGCCGACCTCGGTGAGACCGCGCAGGCGGATCTCGGTTCGTACCGGGAGGCGATCGGCCGCGCCGGTAGCTCGCTCAACGCAGCCGGACCGGAGGCCGTCCTGCCCTTCCTCGGCGAGGCGCTGCGGCGCCTGGAGCGGCTGCGCGCCGCCGCACGGGCCGGCCGCGAGAGCGAGCTGCGGCGGGAACTCGACCGCCGCGCGCACCTGCTGATGCGGGCGATCCTCGCGGTGGCAGGAGTGCGGGTCGAACTTCGGGCACGGGACGATGTCCTGGTCCCGGGACAGACCGTACTCGTCGAGGCGCGCGTGTCCAGCGGCGCCGGCGCCGCCCTGGAACTCGACCCGCCGGTCATCGACGCCCCCCCCGGGTGGTCGGTGGAGGGCATTGGCGCGGACGTCGAGACGGAACCTGATGATGCGGGTCCGTTCGCCCGCTTTTTCCGTCAGCCGGAAGTCGTCCTCGACCCGTCGACCCGGGCGCGGATCGAGCCGGGGGAACTCGGGCTGTGGCGTTATGCCGTCACGGTGCCCGCCGACGCGCCGCCGGCTTCCCCGTGGTTCCTTGAACATTCGCGGGACGGCGACCTGTACCAATGGCCCTTGGACCCCGACCTTCGCACACTCCCGTTCCGTCCGCCGCCCGTTCACGGCCGCGTTGCCGCGGTCGTGGCTGCGGCGGGTGAGCGGTTCGGCATCGAGATCGAGGATCCGGTCCGTTATCGGGCGGTGGACGGCGCGCTGGGAGAAAGCTGGCGACCCCTTCAGGTGGCGCCGCGCATATCGGTCGCGGCGACGGCGCCTACGCTGATCTGGCCCGGCAACCGCCCGGAGCCACGTGTCATCGCCTTCCGGATCTCGAGTTTCGCCCGCGAGGTGACGGCCGGGGAGATCGGCCTCGACCTGCCGTCCGGATGGCGCGCGGCGCCAGAGATGACGCCGTTCGAACTCGCTGGAGAGGGAGCGGTTCAGACGGTCGGCTTCACGGTCGAGCCCCCGGAGGGAGAGGCGGAAGGGGAGTTTTTCGCGCGGCCCCGGATCCGGATCGCCGGAGCCGAGGTTCCCGCCGCGCACGCCACGATGATCGACTATCCGCACATCGAGCCGCGGCTCCTCACCGGCGACGCGGCCGTGCGGATCGTGCGCTTCCCCGTTCGCGTCGCGGACCGGCGCATCGGATACGTGATGGGTTCCGGCGACGATGGACCCGAATCCATCCGGCAGCTCGGGCTCGACGTCGAACTCATCGAACCGGGAGACTGGGAGGCCGGCAGGCTCGACCGGTTCGACACGATCGTGCTCGGGATTCGGGCCTACGAGGTCCGCGAGGACCTCATCGCGGCCAACGCGGAACTGCTCGCGTGGGCGGAGCGCGGAGGCACGGTCGTCGTCCAGTACAACCGCTACGAGTTCAACCAGGGGGCGTACGCACCGTACCCGATCACGATCGGCCGCCCCGCGCCCCGCGTCACCGAGGAGGACGCGCCCGTCACGCTCGCCGACCCGCGGGCGCCCGTTCTCGTCGAGCCGAACCGTCTCGGCCCGGCCGACTTCGAAGGCTGGATCCAGGAGCGCGGGCTGTATTTCCCCGATGCGTGGGACGACAGATACCAGGCGCCGCTGGAGATGGCCGACACGGGAGAACCGCCCAGTCGTGGCAGCCTGCTCGCCGCTCCGGTGGGTCGCGGACTCTACATTCATACCTCGCTTTCCTTCTTCCGACAGCTGCGCGCGGGCGTGCCGGGCGCCTTTCGTCTGTGGGCGAACCTGCTCTCGCTCGACGGGAGCCGCTGGCGCGAGATCGCGGCCCAGTGA